Part of the Propioniciclava sp. MC1595 genome is shown below.
ACGGGCGCCGGCAGGCGCAGGAGCCGGATGGTGTTGGAGATCTGGGGCCGTGACCGCTTGATCCGGGTGGCCAGCTCCTCCTGGGTGCAGCCGAAGTCGTCGAGCATCTGCTGGTAGGCGGCGGCCTCCTCCAGCGGGTTCAGCTGAACGCGGTGGAGGTTCTCGAGGAGTGCGTCCCGCAGCAGGTCGTGCTCGGCGGTGTCGCGCACGATCGCCGGGATGGTCGCGAGGCCGGCCTTCTTGGTCGCGCGGAGTCGGCGCTCGCCCATGACGAGTTCGTAGCCGTCGGTGACGCGACGCACCACGATGGGCTGCAGGAGGCCGACCTCCTGGATGGACTCGACGAGCTCGGTGAGGTCGTCCTCATCAAACACCTGTCGGGGCTGCTTCGGGTTCGGGACGATCTGGTCGACGGGGATGTCGCCGAAGCTCGCGCCCGCCGGTGCCGCCACCAGGTCGGGCGTATCGGGTACTTCAGCGGTGGGCTGGGGCGCCTCTTCGGGCGTCGTGGGGCGGATCAGGTCGCCGAGCCCGCGTCCGAGGCCGCTGCGTTGACGTGGTGCTGCCATGGTGGTGCCTTTCGATCAGAATCCGGTTGCGCCGCGCTCGGCAATCTCCGTCGCTGCCGCGAGGTACGCCTGCGCGCCGACGGAGTTGAGTTGGTAGGTGAGGACGGTTTGCCCGTAGGAGGGTGCCTCCGCGATCCGGACCGAGCGGGGGATCACGGTCTCCAAGGTTTCCCGCTCGAAGTGCTTCCGCACCTCGGCGGCGACCTCGGCGGCGAGCTTGGTGCGCCCGTCGAACATGGTGAGGAGCACCGTCGACAGCACCAAGCCGTCGTTGAGGCGTCCCTTGACCAGGTTGATGGTTCGGAGGAGCTGGGTGACGCCCTCCAGCGCGTAGTACTCGCACTGGATCGGGATCATGATCTCATGGGCGGCCACCAGGGCATTGAGGGTGAGCAGCCCCAAGGATGGGGGACAGTCGATGATGACGTAGTCCACGTAGTAGTGGTCGAAGAAGGCATCCAGGGCCATTCTGAGGCGCGTTTCACGTGAAACGGTGGCCACAAGGCCGATCTCGGCTCCTGCGAGATCGATCGTGGCGGGCAGGACCCACACCCCGGGGAGGTCGGGGCAGCGCTGGACCGTGTCGATGATCGGCTCCTGGTCCACCAGCACCTCGTACGTGCCCGGCGTTCCCTCGCTGTGCTCGACCCCGAGGGCCGTTGAGGCGTTGCCCTGGGGGTCGATGTCCACGACGAGGACCTTAAGACCGCCCGAGGCCAGGCCAGCCGCGATGTTCACCGCGGTTGTGGTCTTGCCAACCCCGCCCTTCTGGTTGGCGACGACCATGATGCGGGGAGAACCGGGCTGGGGGAGTGTGGGTGTTTCACGTGAAACACCGGGGGCGAGATCGTCCGGCGCATCCGGCTCGGTCACGGCATCCTCTGCCACGTCGAACGATGCTCGGCGCGGGGAGGCGGGGGAAGACGTCACAGGTCGTCCTTCCTTTCACAGGAGATGACCTGCTCAATCTACCGGACCGGCACGACAACACAGTCGGCACACCCGACTGAGGCGCTCGAAGTCGTTACGACTCTTTGTCGATATACCGCTCTATCGGTCTAGCTTCACATCTCCACTGAGCGCGACCTTGCCCGTGTGGGTGGGTCCGACATCGATGCGCGAGCCGACACCCTGATGGATCCGCAGCGCCCGGTTGAGGTGCGCGGCCAGCAGGATCGCCGCCGAACCGGTGGCCTCGTCCTCCTCGATGCCGACCTCGTCGACGAACGCACGCGCGCGCACGATGCCGCGGGCCTCGTCGATCCAGGCCCACACGTACTCGTGCGACCCCTCCCACGGGCGGTAGGAGTCCACGACCTCGGGGGAGGCCACCTGGGTCAGGTCGATCGGCGGGCTCCACGCGGGGTCGGCGAGCACGGTCGCGCCGAGCTGGGTGGCCACGCTGTACACGGTGCCCACCTCGCACTCGAGCGTGTGCACCTCGTGGCCGAGGTGGTCGATGAGCCACGCGGCACCCACCGTGGGATGCCCGGCGAAGCCGAGCTTCACGGTCGGGGTGAAGATCCGGATCCGGCCGGTGCGGATGTCGTCGACGAACACCGTCTCGCTGAAGCCGAGGTCGTGGGCGCGCGACTGGCAGAACTCGTCGGTCCAGTCGCCGGTGTCGAGGAAGATCCCCAGGAAGTTGCCGAATCGGCCGTCGGCGTCGGTGAAGACTCGCAGGACATGGTCAACGGGGCGCATGGCCCCGACCCTATCGCCGGCCACCCGGACGGGTCACCGGGTACAGACGACCAGCCAGGTCGGGTCCGCACCGTCGTGGGTGGTGACGGGGATCGCCTCGGCCTTCAGCCGGTGGCGGGCCACGTCGGCGGCGGCGTCCGAGACCTCGCCCGCAGCGGAGGACCCCTTCAACGCGACGATCGACCCGGTCGGCGCCATCAGCGGGACGCACCACGCGAGGAGCCGGGGCAGTGCGGCAACCGCGCGGCTGGTGACCACGTCGTACTGGGCGTGGTGGCCGAGCGGGTCCTTGTCGTCGGGCCCGACCGCGCGCCCACGCACGACCTCGACCCGCTCGCCCAAGCCGAGTTCCTCGACCACGCCGGTCAGGAAGTTGGCCCGGCGCAGCAGCGGCTCGAGCAGGGTGACACGCAGGTCGGGGCGGGCCAGGGCGAGCGGGATGCCGGGCAGGCCGGCCCCGCTGCCGACGTCCACGACGGACGCCCCGGGTGCGATCGCGTGACCCACGGCCACGCTGTTGAGGACGTGCCGGTCCCAGATGCGGTCCACCTCGCGGGGGCCCATCAGGCCCCACTCGAGGCCGCGGGTGGCGAGCAGGTCCGCGTACGCGGTCGCCCGCCCCAGCTCGTCGCCGAAGACGGACGCCGCGGCGTCCGGCACGCTCACGTCAGGCCTTGGGCAGGACGACCACGCGGCGGTTGGGCTCCTCGCCCTCGGACTCGCTGACGAGCCCGGCGGCGGCGACCGCGTCGTGCACGATCTTGCGCTGGTAGGGGTTCATCGGCGTGAGGCGGACGGGCTCCCCGTTCTCCTGGACGTCGGAGATGGCGTCGGCCGCCATGTCCTGCAGCATCGAGCGCTGCTTGTCGCGGTAACCGGCGACATCCAGCATGAGGCGCGAGCGGTGGCCGGTCTCGGTCATCACGGCGAGGCGCGCGAGCTCCTGCAGGGCGTCGAGAACCTCGCCGTCCTTGCCCACCAGGGCGTCGGAGTCGGTGATGATCGACACGTGCGCGCGGCCGCCCTCGTTGAAGGTGTCGATGTCGCCGTCGAGGTCGGCGATGTCGAGCAGCTCCTCGAGGTAGTCGGCGGCGATCTCGCCCTCGTTGGTCAGGGCCTCCTCGCGCTTGCTCATCCGCGGGGCAGCAGCCTCGCCCGCCTCCGAAGCGTCCTCGTCGGTGTCGGCCTCGTCGGCCTCGTCGGCCTCGTCGGCGGACGCGGGGGAGGCGGCGGAGTCCTCGGAGGACTCGACCGG
Proteins encoded:
- a CDS encoding ParB/RepB/Spo0J family partition protein, with amino-acid sequence MAAPRQRSGLGRGLGDLIRPTTPEEAPQPTAEVPDTPDLVAAPAGASFGDIPVDQIVPNPKQPRQVFDEDDLTELVESIQEVGLLQPIVVRRVTDGYELVMGERRLRATKKAGLATIPAIVRDTAEHDLLRDALLENLHRVQLNPLEEAAAYQQMLDDFGCTQEELATRIKRSRPQISNTIRLLRLPAPVQRRVAAGVLSAGHARALLPLSDPVEQERLAQRIVAEGLSVRSVEEIVAVGERGTKTRRSPVLRAPSPRAVHLAETLTDSLDTRVNVQIGKKRGRITIEFAGEEDLDRILVVLREGVTTNQ
- a CDS encoding ParA family protein, with the translated sequence MTSSPASPRRASFDVAEDAVTEPDAPDDLAPGVSRETPTLPQPGSPRIMVVANQKGGVGKTTTAVNIAAGLASGGLKVLVVDIDPQGNASTALGVEHSEGTPGTYEVLVDQEPIIDTVQRCPDLPGVWVLPATIDLAGAEIGLVATVSRETRLRMALDAFFDHYYVDYVIIDCPPSLGLLTLNALVAAHEIMIPIQCEYYALEGVTQLLRTINLVKGRLNDGLVLSTVLLTMFDGRTKLAAEVAAEVRKHFERETLETVIPRSVRIAEAPSYGQTVLTYQLNSVGAQAYLAAATEIAERGATGF
- a CDS encoding PhzF family phenazine biosynthesis protein, with protein sequence MRPVDHVLRVFTDADGRFGNFLGIFLDTGDWTDEFCQSRAHDLGFSETVFVDDIRTGRIRIFTPTVKLGFAGHPTVGAAWLIDHLGHEVHTLECEVGTVYSVATQLGATVLADPAWSPPIDLTQVASPEVVDSYRPWEGSHEYVWAWIDEARGIVRARAFVDEVGIEEDEATGSAAILLAAHLNRALRIHQGVGSRIDVGPTHTGKVALSGDVKLDR
- the rsmG gene encoding 16S rRNA (guanine(527)-N(7))-methyltransferase RsmG — encoded protein: MSVPDAAASVFGDELGRATAYADLLATRGLEWGLMGPREVDRIWDRHVLNSVAVGHAIAPGASVVDVGSGAGLPGIPLALARPDLRVTLLEPLLRRANFLTGVVEELGLGERVEVVRGRAVGPDDKDPLGHHAQYDVVTSRAVAALPRLLAWCVPLMAPTGSIVALKGSSAAGEVSDAAADVARHRLKAEAIPVTTHDGADPTWLVVCTR
- a CDS encoding R3H domain-containing nucleic acid-binding protein, with product MSKREEALTNEGEIAADYLEELLDIADLDGDIDTFNEGGRAHVSIITDSDALVGKDGEVLDALQELARLAVMTETGHRSRLMLDVAGYRDKQRSMLQDMAADAISDVQENGEPVRLTPMNPYQRKIVHDAVAAAGLVSESEGEEPNRRVVVLPKA